From the Aphelocoma coerulescens isolate FSJ_1873_10779 chromosome 10, UR_Acoe_1.0, whole genome shotgun sequence genome, one window contains:
- the LOC138116490 gene encoding tyrosine-protein phosphatase non-receptor type 1-like isoform X2 produces the protein MPRHRMSRAEALPAPGEFLRRSGNLGAGPPTGTDGAAPVRAARSRGLILGDPVFFGTFNPPSGTRTLDLQETREILHFHYTTWPDFGVPESPASFLNFPFKVRESGSPSPGHGPVVVHCSAGIGRSGTFCLVDTCLLLMDKRKDPSSVDVKQVLLEMRKYRMGLIQTADQLRFSYLAVIEGAKFIMGDASVQVQRKAEEFSVSSSRRRQVPAKTSPHSAVTPPREERA, from the exons ATGCCCCGGCACCGAATGTCTCGCGCGGAAGCACTCCCGGCCCCTGGGGAATTTCTAAGGaggagtgggaatttgggggctggGCCGCCGACAGGGACCGACGGAGCCGCGCCGGTCCGAGCCGCGCGGAGCCGAG gactaattttgggagacccagtcttcttcgggactttcaacccaccctcagggactcgaaccctggacctgcag GAAACTCGGGAGATTCTGCACTTTCACTACACCACCTGGCCCgactttggggtcccagagtCGCCGGCCTCGTTCCTGAATTTCCCGTTCAAGGTGCGGGAGTCGGGCTCGCCgagccccgggcacggcccgGTCGTGGTGCACTGCAGCGCTGGCATCGGGAGGTCGGGCACCTTCTGCCTGGTGGACACCTGTCTGCTGCTG ATGGACAAACGGAAAGACCCTTCTTCCGTGGACGTTAAGCAGGTTCTCCTGGAAATGAGGAAGTACAGGATGGGGCTCATCCAGACTGCAGATCAGCTCCGGTTCTCCTACTTAGCTGTTATTGAAGGGGCAAAATTCATCATGGGAGATGCTTCAGTGCAA GTGCAgcgaaaagcagaagaattctCGGTAAGTTCATCTCGGAGACGTCAAGTGCCGGCCAAAACCTCGCCGCATTCTGCCGTGACGCCACCGAGGGAGGAAAGAGCGTGA
- the LOC138116490 gene encoding tyrosine-protein phosphatase non-receptor type 1-like isoform X1 — translation MPRHRMSRAEALPAPGEFLRRSGNLGAGPPTGTDGAAPVRAARSRGLILGDPVFFGTFNPPSGTRTLDLQTQETREILHFHYTTWPDFGVPESPASFLNFPFKVRESGSPSPGHGPVVVHCSAGIGRSGTFCLVDTCLLLMDKRKDPSSVDVKQVLLEMRKYRMGLIQTADQLRFSYLAVIEGAKFIMGDASVQVQRKAEEFSVSSSRRRQVPAKTSPHSAVTPPREERA, via the exons ATGCCCCGGCACCGAATGTCTCGCGCGGAAGCACTCCCGGCCCCTGGGGAATTTCTAAGGaggagtgggaatttgggggctggGCCGCCGACAGGGACCGACGGAGCCGCGCCGGTCCGAGCCGCGCGGAGCCGAG gactaattttgggagacccagtcttcttcgggactttcaacccaccctcagggactcgaaccctggacctgcag ACCCAGGAAACTCGGGAGATTCTGCACTTTCACTACACCACCTGGCCCgactttggggtcccagagtCGCCGGCCTCGTTCCTGAATTTCCCGTTCAAGGTGCGGGAGTCGGGCTCGCCgagccccgggcacggcccgGTCGTGGTGCACTGCAGCGCTGGCATCGGGAGGTCGGGCACCTTCTGCCTGGTGGACACCTGTCTGCTGCTG ATGGACAAACGGAAAGACCCTTCTTCCGTGGACGTTAAGCAGGTTCTCCTGGAAATGAGGAAGTACAGGATGGGGCTCATCCAGACTGCAGATCAGCTCCGGTTCTCCTACTTAGCTGTTATTGAAGGGGCAAAATTCATCATGGGAGATGCTTCAGTGCAA GTGCAgcgaaaagcagaagaattctCGGTAAGTTCATCTCGGAGACGTCAAGTGCCGGCCAAAACCTCGCCGCATTCTGCCGTGACGCCACCGAGGGAGGAAAGAGCGTGA